From the genome of Hymenobacter gelipurpurascens:
ATAAGAGCACCAGCTAATCGCGCCTGCCGCACCAAATCCTGGGTGTTTTCCAGCATGTTGGTTTGCTTCATGACCGTCTTTACGGCATCATGCAGGGAGCCCCTGGGGGTCGTGAAGTCGTTCTGGAATTCGATAAGAACAATGGCGGTAGTAGTTGCATTCATAGCCAGCAAAGTCAAGTAAACACCCTGAACAAGTTACTGATTGTCAATGGCAAAATCAACTTTATCACTTGCCGTTGCGCGTGGTTCTGCTAGAAGCTTGTGAGGAGTTACCCAACTGTCCCAAAGCCAAGGCATCGTAACCATCAGCCATTCGTGCATACCGCTCAGCTCTTCAGTTACATCACCTAAGCGGTGTGGTCAGCAAGCTAAAGCGGTAACGTGCCTGTAGGCCTCATGCCTGATCTGGCGTCCGCAAAGTCGAAGCATTCTTACCGCTTCGTTGACTCGTAGCCAGGCCGGTTAGCTAGCCAGAAGCAAAGATGCCTAGACTCCGCAGATGCTGGATCAAGCATGAAACGCCCCATGCTTACTATACTCACTACCTAATGCAATACCATTATTTCACAAAAATTTATTAAATGCAAAACATTACAAAACAGATACTTAACAAATTAAAACATGACATGATCTTATTTTAACATGAAATATTTATTTATAATTATTGCATTTAAATATTAATAAATTTAATATTATCAACATGAATCATACTATGTCTATTCACTGGCAACAGATCAAATGCGTTGTATTTGACGTTGATGGAACTCTATATACACAACACAAGCTCCGGGGCCGCATGTTGCGCGCTTTGGTGCAGCATTACAGCCTGCGCCCCTGGAAACTCCAGGAGCTGTTGATGTTACAACAGTTCCGAATTCAGCGGGAAAAACAGATTGCCTACGCTGGCGCTAACCTGGAAGCCGATCAGTATGAATGGGTGGCGCAGGGAAACCGCTACCCGGTTCAGCAAGTGCGCTCAGTAATAGACCGCTGGATGTTCCGGCACCCGCTCCCCTATCTGCAGGCTTGCCGCTTTCCGGGCGTGAGCGAGTTTTTTGCGGCCCTACGAGCTCAGGGTATTACCATCGGCATCTACTCCGATTACCCAGCCCATGACAAGCTAAAGGCACTGGGCCTGGAAGCGGATATCATCGTCAGCTCTACCGATTCGGCTATTAACCGGCTGAAACCACATCCGCGCGGTCTGCTCTACATCGCGCAGCAGCTAGGCCTGTTGCCGGAGCAATGCCTGTTCATCGGCGACCGGCCCGAGCTGGACGGCGCCTGCGCCGAAATAGCCGGAATGCCTTACCTAATTGTGGAAAAACAGCCTTTTTCAGACTTCACTTTCTATCAAACGCTTACTCATCAGCTCCATTCTACACATCTACCGGTAACTTATGAACCAGTCATCCATTCTGCTTGACAATGAGAACCACGAGCAACCGGTAGCGCTGCTTCCGGCCAAACTCAAAGACTACATTGCCATTGCCCGCCCCGACAACTGGGCTAAAAACGTATTCATGGTACCAGGGGTCCTGTTTGCCCTCATCGTGTACCATAATGACCTTGATGTAGCCTTCTTCGTCAAGGTTATATTGGGCATAGTCAGCACCTGCCTGGTAGCGTCGGCTAACTATGTCATCAATGAGTACCTCGATGCGGAGTTTGACAAGTTTCACCCTCTCAAGAAAAAGCGGACGTCGGTAGTTCGGGTGGTAAATCCTGTGTTAGTGTACACAGAGTGGTTTCTCTTGGCCGTGGTGGGCTTTGCTATTGCGTACCAGATAAGTATGCAATTTCTGTTGGTCTCGGGCTTCCTACTTTTTATGGGCGTGATGTACAACGTACGTCCGTTTCGCACCAAAGAGCGGCCCTACATTGATGTCCTCTCAGAATCGGTCAACAATCCTATCCGGTTTGCGCTAGGCTGGTTTACGGTGGCCCCGGCACTCTCGCTGGTAAATATGGATTTGCTACAGATGCTCAACACTTTCCCTCCTTCCAGCATTCTGGTGGCCTACTGGATGGGCGGGGCTTTCCTGATGGCTACGAAGCGCTTTGCTGAATACCGCCTCATTGGCAACCCCGAGTTGGCCGGCTTATATCGTCGTTCATTCAAATTCTATACGGAGCATAGCCTGCTCATCTCCATGTTCTTTTATGCGCTAACGTGTGCTTTCTTCTTGGGTATTTTCCTGATCAAGAACCGCGTTGAGCTGCTAGTGAGCTTCCCTTTCTTCGCGTTGCTGTTTTCCTGGTACTTGCGCATCGGGTTGCTCAAGGACTCACCGGTCCAGGGCTCCGAAAAGCTTTACACACGCTACTGGTTCATGACCTATGTACTTCTGTTCTGCGTGCTGCTTACTACACTCATGTTCGTTGATATCCCTGCGTTACACAGCCTATTGCAGGACCACTACAACCTGAACCGATAACGAACTGCTATAATGCTGATAACGAATATACACAAGGTATCAGACCAGATGCCGGTTGGATTTACAGGAACTAGCACACCTGTTTTGTTAAATCAAGCCGTTTCCAGCAGCTCTGCTTCTACTACTTCCGCTACCACACTCTATCACCGCCTGCTCTACCTGGTATTAGCTATAGGCATAGTCTTGCGGCTGGTTCATTTCTTCCATAACCGCTCGTTTGTCACAGACGAGTTGTACCTGGGCGTTAATGTGGTCAAGATGAGCTTCTGGGAGCTGGCCACCAAGCCTTTTGAATACGAGCAAAAGGCCCCCATTGGGTACTTATGGACTGTAAAAGCGCTAGCCTTGCTCTTCGGCTATGGTGGTAAATCTATGCGCTTGTTCCCACTTTTAGCAGGAATTGGGTCCATGTTCGCCTTGGTGCCCGTAGCGCGGTACTTTCTTAAACCCTGGACCGTGGTGGCGGCAGTAGCCATTATGGCTTTTTCCTCCCCTTGTATCTTTCACTCCATTGAAGCAAAGCAGTACTCCATCGAGCTATTTGCCGCGGTACTCTCGTTGTGGCTCTACATCAGGTTTCTTTCAAAACAGGACATCCCATCCATGCTGCTCTGGGGACTTGCGGGCAGTGTGTTACTCTGGTTTTCCTTCTCGCTGATATTTATTCTGGCCAGCATAGGCCTAGTAATCAGCATTCATACCATTGTCAGCAAGCAGTGGCACAAGCTTTTCCGATACGCCATTCCGTTTTCGCTGTGGTTCATCAGCTTTGCGGTGCAGTACATTTTGATTACCAGCAAGTATCACCAATCAGGCTGGCTGATAGATTACTTCGACCGGATTAACGAGGCATTTGTGCCTCTCCCCTTGGAGCCCATAGCTAGCGTGAAATGGCTGCTTCATAAATGCTATCTGACGCTGCTGTATCCGCTAGGCCTGCTTCTCGACCTGGATGGTGACTTGGATAGCCTGAACAATACCCCCCTCCGATACTTTTTCAAGATGGGTTGGCTGCATGCCGCTTGCTTAGTATTGGGCGGCAT
Proteins encoded in this window:
- a CDS encoding HAD family hydrolase; translation: MSIHWQQIKCVVFDVDGTLYTQHKLRGRMLRALVQHYSLRPWKLQELLMLQQFRIQREKQIAYAGANLEADQYEWVAQGNRYPVQQVRSVIDRWMFRHPLPYLQACRFPGVSEFFAALRAQGITIGIYSDYPAHDKLKALGLEADIIVSSTDSAINRLKPHPRGLLYIAQQLGLLPEQCLFIGDRPELDGACAEIAGMPYLIVEKQPFSDFTFYQTLTHQLHSTHLPVTYEPVIHSA
- a CDS encoding UbiA family prenyltransferase, encoding MNQSSILLDNENHEQPVALLPAKLKDYIAIARPDNWAKNVFMVPGVLFALIVYHNDLDVAFFVKVILGIVSTCLVASANYVINEYLDAEFDKFHPLKKKRTSVVRVVNPVLVYTEWFLLAVVGFAIAYQISMQFLLVSGFLLFMGVMYNVRPFRTKERPYIDVLSESVNNPIRFALGWFTVAPALSLVNMDLLQMLNTFPPSSILVAYWMGGAFLMATKRFAEYRLIGNPELAGLYRRSFKFYTEHSLLISMFFYALTCAFFLGIFLIKNRVELLVSFPFFALLFSWYLRIGLLKDSPVQGSEKLYTRYWFMTYVLLFCVLLTTLMFVDIPALHSLLQDHYNLNR
- a CDS encoding glycosyltransferase family 39 protein, with product MLNQAVSSSSASTTSATTLYHRLLYLVLAIGIVLRLVHFFHNRSFVTDELYLGVNVVKMSFWELATKPFEYEQKAPIGYLWTVKALALLFGYGGKSMRLFPLLAGIGSMFALVPVARYFLKPWTVVAAVAIMAFSSPCIFHSIEAKQYSIELFAAVLSLWLYIRFLSKQDIPSMLLWGLAGSVLLWFSFSLIFILASIGLVISIHTIVSKQWHKLFRYAIPFSLWFISFAVQYILITSKYHQSGWLIDYFDRINEAFVPLPLEPIASVKWLLHKCYLTLLYPLGLLLDLDGDLDSLNNTPLRYFFKMGWLHAACLVLGGIYFIRKDRLNFAVLLLPMGLTLAASVVRVYPFHERFTLFLMPALIIVSCLGLEYIQSVLSRHPKWFGALAVLFFAPTVITAAREVADPRLVMHAEYNRDVMVYVNDHFREGDAVYVFWNMNQGYEFYKLTYPLKYTAVEGSFVKNTSRNPTDYLRNLQPDFDQFKGHKRLWFIYDSDSKTAIGDYVTLPEWYHKPGFDAPTLLHNHFSQFGKKTGHFQLKRSAVSLYELNQ